A region of uncultured Anaeromusa sp. DNA encodes the following proteins:
- a CDS encoding two-component system response regulator has protein sequence MTAEKPVVLVVDDAPDNIALASSLLKSEYKVKVATNGAKALQIVKQAAPDLILLDVMMPVLDGYETCRQLQADPVLADIPVIFLTARQEQEDEAKGLALGAVDYITKPLNPAILLSRVKTHIKLHQAQQFFRDKASYLEAEVARRMKEISLIQEVSIVAMASLAETRSNETGAHIQRTAAYVRELALLLQNRRGYRDVLTPENIQLLVRSAPLHDIGKVGIPDSILLKPGKLTVEEFAVMKTHAAIGRDAIRRAELLLGTEESFLQFAKEIAQGHHEKWDGNGYPEGLAGEDIPLSARLMALADVYDALISRRVYKDPYPHATAVRMIEAESGTHFDPVVVEAFLALQERFLEIAEVMKDVTME, from the coding sequence GTGACAGCGGAAAAGCCGGTTGTGTTGGTTGTAGATGATGCGCCCGACAATATTGCCTTGGCAAGTTCGTTGTTAAAGTCGGAGTATAAGGTCAAAGTGGCTACTAATGGAGCCAAGGCGTTGCAGATTGTAAAACAGGCGGCGCCGGACTTGATTTTACTGGATGTAATGATGCCGGTGCTGGATGGCTACGAAACTTGTCGACAGTTGCAGGCCGATCCGGTGCTGGCGGACATTCCCGTCATTTTTCTTACGGCGCGGCAAGAGCAGGAGGACGAGGCGAAAGGGCTGGCTTTAGGAGCGGTGGACTATATTACCAAGCCACTCAATCCGGCTATTTTACTGTCCAGGGTTAAAACGCATATTAAGCTGCACCAAGCACAGCAGTTTTTTCGTGATAAAGCTAGTTATCTGGAAGCGGAAGTCGCCCGTCGCATGAAGGAAATTTCCTTGATTCAAGAGGTTTCCATTGTGGCTATGGCTTCCTTGGCGGAGACGCGGAGCAACGAAACTGGCGCGCATATTCAGCGTACAGCGGCGTATGTGCGGGAGTTGGCGCTGCTTTTGCAAAACCGGCGAGGTTATCGGGACGTGTTGACGCCCGAGAATATTCAGCTCTTGGTTCGTTCTGCGCCTCTGCACGATATCGGCAAAGTGGGTATTCCTGATAGCATTTTGCTCAAACCCGGCAAGCTGACGGTGGAAGAGTTTGCAGTAATGAAAACCCATGCCGCCATTGGGCGGGATGCGATTCGGCGGGCAGAGCTTTTGCTGGGTACGGAAGAGAGCTTTTTGCAGTTTGCCAAGGAAATAGCGCAAGGTCACCATGAAAAATGGGATGGCAACGGCTATCCGGAAGGGTTGGCTGGCGAGGACATTCCTCTTTCCGCCCGCTTGATGGCGTTGGCCGATGTATATGACGCCTTAATCAGCCGGCGGGTATATAAAGACCCGTATCCCCATGCTACGGCGGTCCGCATGATCGAAGCCGAATCAGGCACCCACTTTGACCCGGTGGTGGTGGAAGCTTTCCTGGCTTTGCAGGAGCGCTTTTTGGAAATCGCGGAAGTGATGAAGGATGTAACAATGGAATGA
- the ftsH gene encoding ATP-dependent zinc metalloprotease FtsH produces the protein MDKKQRYFSLAFLLAALLLTWLFNDWLFSSLPVKEREVSYNTFLQELNAGDVEKVFIGSDRIRFSLKKDADSKRPIYSQVVPVADPALTDRLLKADVSFSAQTETSSPLATLFGWILPLLPLLLLWYILLRRMGGGADTAMALGQSKANEIQGEMIGVKYSDIGGVEEALVELREIIDYLKRPEAFDRIGAKLPKGVLLTGPPGTGKTLLAKATAGEAGVPFFFLTGSSFVEMFVGVGAARVRDLFAQAQKKAPCIIFIDEIDAVGQARSNINRIGSNSEQENTLNQLLAEMDGFKSNSGVVIMAATNRADILDPALVRPGRFDRQIQVSLPTESGRLEILHIHTKKMPLGPDVDLARLAKITPGFSGADLANIANEAALLTVRRQAEEVMMEDFNLAIERIIAGLQRKTPLSSEVRRKVAYHEAGHALTAYYLPGTDPIHKVSIIPTAKGALGYTMQMPMEDRYLVGEGELKSRLAVMLGGRAAECLVFGETSTGAANDLERATEMARRMVTEFGMSARLGPVRYAAAPAYLLGGVSSRTDISPDTVASIDEEIRALLEEAQGAAQTILAQHDNVLHQVAQVLQLEEVISGDKIKEMAAGEQARNTETKQK, from the coding sequence ATGGATAAAAAACAACGCTATTTTTCGTTGGCCTTTCTTCTGGCCGCCCTGCTGCTCACTTGGCTTTTCAACGATTGGCTTTTCTCATCTCTTCCTGTAAAAGAGCGAGAAGTATCCTATAACACCTTTTTACAGGAACTCAACGCCGGTGACGTGGAAAAAGTTTTCATCGGCAGCGACCGCATCCGCTTTTCTCTAAAAAAAGACGCCGACAGTAAACGGCCCATCTACTCTCAAGTCGTTCCCGTCGCAGATCCGGCGTTGACGGACCGACTCCTTAAGGCTGACGTCTCCTTCTCCGCTCAAACAGAGACCTCGAGCCCGCTAGCCACTCTCTTCGGTTGGATATTGCCGCTGCTGCCGCTGCTGCTGCTCTGGTATATCCTGCTGCGACGCATGGGCGGCGGCGCCGATACGGCCATGGCCCTAGGTCAAAGCAAGGCCAACGAAATTCAAGGCGAAATGATCGGCGTTAAATACTCCGATATTGGCGGCGTAGAGGAAGCCTTGGTAGAACTGCGGGAAATCATCGACTATCTGAAACGCCCGGAAGCCTTTGACCGCATCGGCGCCAAGTTGCCAAAAGGCGTACTGCTCACTGGCCCGCCCGGTACCGGTAAAACGCTGCTGGCCAAAGCCACCGCTGGCGAAGCGGGCGTGCCCTTTTTCTTTCTCACCGGCTCCAGTTTTGTAGAAATGTTCGTCGGCGTCGGCGCCGCCCGGGTACGGGATCTCTTCGCTCAGGCGCAAAAAAAAGCGCCTTGTATCATCTTCATCGATGAAATCGACGCTGTCGGCCAGGCTCGCTCCAATATCAACCGCATCGGCTCCAACAGCGAGCAGGAAAATACTCTTAATCAACTTCTGGCGGAGATGGACGGTTTCAAATCCAATTCCGGAGTCGTTATCATGGCCGCCACCAACCGCGCAGATATTTTAGACCCCGCCCTGGTCCGGCCCGGCCGTTTCGACCGGCAGATTCAAGTTTCTCTGCCCACAGAATCCGGGCGCCTGGAAATCCTGCACATTCATACCAAAAAAATGCCGCTCGGCCCGGATGTGGATCTAGCACGGCTGGCTAAAATCACCCCTGGCTTTTCCGGCGCGGATTTAGCCAACATTGCCAACGAAGCCGCTCTCTTAACGGTACGCCGTCAGGCGGAAGAAGTCATGATGGAAGACTTTAATCTGGCCATTGAGCGCATCATCGCCGGCTTGCAGCGCAAAACACCCCTTTCCAGCGAAGTGCGCCGCAAGGTGGCCTACCACGAAGCTGGCCACGCTCTAACCGCGTATTACTTGCCTGGCACCGACCCCATCCACAAAGTCAGCATTATTCCCACAGCCAAAGGCGCCCTTGGCTATACCATGCAAATGCCGATGGAGGACCGCTATTTAGTGGGTGAAGGAGAGCTTAAATCCCGCCTGGCCGTCATGCTGGGCGGCCGTGCGGCAGAATGCCTGGTCTTTGGCGAAACCTCCACAGGCGCCGCCAATGATTTGGAACGCGCCACGGAAATGGCCCGACGCATGGTGACGGAATTTGGCATGTCCGCACGTCTGGGCCCTGTACGCTATGCCGCCGCTCCGGCCTATCTGTTGGGAGGCGTTTCCAGCCGCACGGACATCAGCCCAGACACGGTCGCTTCCATTGATGAAGAAATCCGTGCGCTCCTAGAGGAAGCACAAGGCGCTGCCCAGACCATTCTCGCCCAGCACGACAACGTACTGCATCAAGTAGCGCAGGTGCTGCAGCTAGAAGAAGTTATCTCCGGCGATAAAATCAAAGAAATGGCCGCCGGTGAACAGGCTCGGAATACAGAAACGAAGCAGAAGTAA
- a CDS encoding YeeE/YedE thiosulfate transporter family protein produces MMELLYGLLTGICFGFFLQKGRVLRYDKQLAALRLQDMTIVKFMLSHIAVAMVGVYWLYDLGLVKLAVKPTILGGVIVGGLLFGLGWGLLGYCPGTSLGALGEGRWDAVWGILGMLAGAGLYAEAYPFLSKTVLTWGNYGKITWPQVLGVNHWLVIVPLVAAIGVLFWWLEKNEL; encoded by the coding sequence ATGATGGAGCTGCTATATGGGTTACTGACCGGTATTTGTTTTGGCTTTTTCCTGCAAAAAGGCCGTGTTTTGCGCTACGATAAGCAGCTGGCGGCGCTGCGGCTGCAGGATATGACCATTGTAAAATTTATGCTGTCTCATATTGCCGTGGCCATGGTTGGCGTGTATTGGTTGTATGATCTGGGGTTGGTCAAGCTAGCGGTGAAGCCGACTATTTTAGGTGGTGTCATTGTCGGTGGTTTGCTTTTCGGCCTGGGCTGGGGCCTGCTCGGATATTGTCCGGGTACTTCACTGGGGGCTTTGGGCGAGGGTCGCTGGGATGCAGTATGGGGTATTTTGGGTATGTTGGCAGGTGCCGGCCTATATGCCGAGGCCTATCCGTTTTTATCCAAGACGGTGCTGACCTGGGGCAACTACGGCAAGATTACGTGGCCTCAAGTGCTGGGCGTCAATCACTGGCTGGTGATCGTGCCGCTGGTGGCGGCGATAGGCGTGCTGTTCTGGTGGCTGGAAAAAAACGAGTTATAA
- a CDS encoding response regulator produces the protein MNYRIVWTYWLGGTLFGFIFPFVVLQYELTRLQLAFSWSNLMLAQSITPITKLAYTAPVLFGLFALVAGIYQARLAWHKKNLNALVEERTSFIDQLLDHSPNLFFYEDKEGRLLGCNKAYEQAFQVRREELIGRTVLEMAHIAPEEAQEYYEEQREVIATGAMMYRQVPRRFADGSMHELLYWVSGFRLPDGSPGGLMGTIVDVSELKKKEEELSRAHEEAQEALQAKSLFLANISHEIRTPMNAIIGMAYLALKTDLNDKQRDYVEKIHNAGTSLLVIINDLLDFSKMEADKMHLEQAEFALQGVLDQVVTLTSRQAQLKELEILYRVAPDVPEYLLGDSMRLGQVLTNLVNNAVKFTESGEIVLDIQNIRRTGERVQLQLSVKDTGMGMTQEQQGRLFQPFTQGDSSTTRKHGGSGLGLTISKKLVELMGGQMWVESQLGQGSTFFFSIWLGVGTEVIHARVPKGLEAKRLLVVDDNQAAREILADHLKSLRFTVDTAESGPEALKRVEEADEAHQPYAAVFMDWQMPQLNGLETTRQLRKTLLQEPTPEVVLVTAFEKEKAEEEAKQCGIETVLIKPVGPSVLFDTMVRLLAEETVSEACHSEKESEKDYHLQGVRVLLVEDNLINQQIAIELLHRQEVYVEVVGNGLLAVERIEAVPPDLLPYDAILMDVHMPVMDGFEATKRIRQCNQEVPIIAMTARAMANERELCLQLGMNAHLPKPIDYHLLYSTLAYWTTGKGKALVRRGPVVQGKGVKGMEKLAGVNVQEALQRLLGNEELYQKLLQEFALDQETAVTAAQEAMLQEDWDVAVRTAHTLKGSSANLGAMALSKAAAQLEMALRAKDASSDLFQQAQEELQRVLSSIQEAWPSAETEETISELGEEAWLQAEPELGELRRLLGEFDSEAEEYFQTHKKKWAPLFDAMEFSRLEQLLRRFELEDALGQLNYLCERRCKR, from the coding sequence ATGAATTACCGGATAGTGTGGACCTACTGGCTAGGAGGAACGCTGTTCGGTTTTATTTTTCCGTTTGTTGTTTTGCAGTATGAATTGACGCGGTTGCAGTTAGCATTTTCTTGGAGCAATTTGATGCTGGCGCAAAGCATAACGCCGATTACGAAGCTGGCTTATACCGCTCCGGTGCTGTTTGGTTTGTTTGCGTTAGTGGCTGGTATTTATCAGGCGCGACTGGCGTGGCACAAGAAAAATCTTAACGCGTTGGTGGAAGAGCGAACTTCGTTTATTGATCAATTGCTGGATCACAGTCCTAACCTTTTCTTTTATGAGGACAAAGAAGGACGGCTATTGGGATGCAATAAAGCGTATGAACAGGCGTTTCAGGTACGGCGGGAGGAGCTCATCGGCAGGACGGTTTTAGAGATGGCCCATATCGCCCCGGAGGAAGCGCAGGAGTACTATGAAGAACAGCGCGAGGTTATTGCTACAGGCGCGATGATGTATCGACAGGTGCCGCGCCGATTTGCCGACGGCAGTATGCATGAGCTGCTATATTGGGTTTCCGGCTTTCGCCTGCCTGACGGCAGCCCAGGGGGCCTGATGGGAACGATTGTGGACGTGAGCGAGCTTAAAAAGAAAGAAGAAGAATTGAGTCGGGCCCACGAGGAAGCGCAAGAAGCCTTGCAAGCCAAATCTCTTTTTTTGGCTAATATCAGCCATGAGATTCGCACGCCCATGAATGCCATTATCGGTATGGCGTACTTGGCTTTGAAAACCGACTTGAATGATAAGCAACGAGACTATGTGGAAAAAATTCACAATGCCGGTACATCTCTGCTGGTGATTATCAACGATCTTTTGGATTTCTCCAAAATGGAAGCGGATAAGATGCATCTGGAGCAGGCGGAATTTGCCTTGCAAGGGGTACTGGATCAGGTGGTGACGCTGACGAGTCGCCAAGCACAACTCAAAGAGCTGGAAATTTTGTATCGTGTGGCGCCAGATGTGCCGGAATACTTGCTGGGCGATTCGATGCGCTTAGGACAGGTGCTGACTAATTTGGTCAACAACGCCGTTAAATTTACGGAAAGCGGCGAGATTGTGCTTGATATTCAAAACATACGTCGCACCGGCGAGCGGGTGCAACTTCAGCTTTCCGTTAAGGATACAGGCATGGGTATGACCCAAGAGCAACAAGGAAGGCTGTTTCAACCGTTCACCCAAGGGGATAGCTCTACAACTCGCAAACACGGCGGCAGCGGCTTGGGCCTTACGATTAGTAAGAAGCTGGTAGAGCTCATGGGCGGACAGATGTGGGTGGAAAGCCAGCTGGGCCAAGGAAGTACCTTCTTTTTTTCTATTTGGTTGGGCGTAGGAACGGAAGTGATTCACGCTCGGGTGCCCAAAGGCCTGGAAGCAAAACGGTTGCTGGTTGTGGACGATAATCAAGCTGCTCGGGAAATATTGGCGGATCACTTGAAGTCTCTCCGTTTTACCGTAGACACGGCAGAATCTGGACCAGAAGCGCTAAAACGAGTGGAAGAAGCCGACGAAGCCCATCAGCCGTATGCAGCGGTATTTATGGATTGGCAGATGCCCCAGCTCAACGGGCTGGAGACCACGCGGCAATTACGAAAAACGCTGCTTCAAGAGCCGACGCCGGAAGTGGTGCTGGTGACTGCCTTTGAAAAAGAAAAAGCCGAAGAGGAAGCGAAGCAATGCGGCATCGAGACGGTGCTGATTAAGCCCGTAGGGCCGTCGGTATTATTCGATACGATGGTGCGCCTGCTGGCGGAAGAGACGGTTTCTGAGGCATGTCACAGCGAGAAAGAATCGGAAAAGGACTACCATTTGCAGGGCGTGAGGGTGCTATTGGTAGAAGACAATCTTATTAATCAGCAAATCGCAATAGAGTTGCTGCACCGCCAAGAAGTGTATGTAGAAGTTGTCGGCAATGGGTTGCTGGCCGTAGAGCGTATCGAAGCGGTGCCGCCGGATCTTTTGCCATATGATGCTATTTTGATGGATGTTCATATGCCGGTAATGGATGGTTTTGAAGCGACAAAGCGTATTCGTCAGTGCAATCAAGAGGTTCCGATTATCGCCATGACAGCTAGGGCGATGGCCAACGAAAGAGAGCTTTGTCTGCAGTTGGGCATGAACGCGCATTTACCAAAACCCATTGACTATCATTTGTTATACTCAACTCTTGCTTATTGGACGACCGGCAAAGGCAAGGCGTTGGTGCGGCGAGGGCCGGTAGTGCAAGGAAAGGGGGTCAAGGGGATGGAAAAGCTCGCAGGGGTGAATGTGCAAGAAGCGTTACAGCGGCTTCTTGGCAATGAAGAATTATACCAAAAGCTGTTGCAGGAATTTGCCTTAGACCAGGAGACTGCGGTTACGGCAGCGCAGGAAGCCATGCTGCAAGAGGACTGGGACGTAGCGGTGCGGACGGCGCATACTCTTAAAGGGTCGTCGGCGAATTTGGGCGCTATGGCTTTGTCTAAAGCGGCTGCGCAGTTGGAGATGGCATTGCGTGCTAAAGATGCCTCGTCTGACTTGTTTCAGCAGGCGCAAGAAGAACTGCAACGCGTTCTTTCTTCCATCCAAGAAGCTTGGCCTTCTGCAGAAACAGAAGAAACTATCTCGGAACTTGGTGAAGAGGCGTGGCTTCAGGCGGAACCGGAATTGGGAGAGCTACGGCGCCTTTTAGGGGAGTTTGACAGCGAGGCGGAAGAGTATTTTCAAACACATAAAAAGAAATGGGCGCCGTTGTTTGACGCTATGGAATTTTCCCGTTTAGAGCAGTTGTTGCGACGGTTTGAATTGGAAGATGCGTTGGGGCAGCTAAATTATTTGTGTGAGAGAAGGTGTAAGCGGTGA
- a CDS encoding sugar diacid recognition domain-containing protein: MIIDQELAQQIVDHLMGIVQRNVNIMDCNGIILASGQPERLGQFHQGGLLAAQQRHVVEIAPTETQHFLGALPGAMWPIVLREKVIGVVGVTGKPEEVRSTAQLVKTVTELILEREMFQADYRSEHRFRSRLVKRLLSPELKAEEEELRTLAELQGYQLGLPRQACLLRLRTEADPFVDEKLHNLAADRLHETVLRAVNETGVLQQEDLGLFYKKDIFCMLKDVRSEASGIALTEAAATLLTHLQEALPTISFSIGIGGQTLGDEELWRSYQEALFAAGSPGGGLRSIYEKDVLLAYLLQESPGPGVSSLALRPLKEMLEALKDKEELLESVAALLAHNLNVSAAAEALYVHRNTLRFRLEKIKKILHLDPCRHFQDAVLCQCLLAELKNR, encoded by the coding sequence GTGATTATCGATCAAGAATTGGCGCAGCAGATTGTGGATCATTTGATGGGCATTGTGCAGCGCAATGTGAATATCATGGACTGTAACGGCATTATTCTGGCTTCCGGGCAGCCAGAGCGGCTAGGACAGTTTCATCAAGGCGGACTTTTAGCGGCGCAGCAGCGCCATGTAGTGGAAATTGCGCCGACGGAAACGCAGCATTTTTTGGGAGCGTTGCCTGGAGCTATGTGGCCGATTGTGCTGCGAGAAAAGGTTATCGGTGTGGTGGGGGTTACCGGCAAGCCAGAAGAGGTACGTAGTACGGCGCAGTTGGTAAAAACAGTGACCGAGCTGATCTTGGAGCGGGAAATGTTTCAGGCGGATTATCGTTCAGAACACCGTTTTCGGTCTCGGTTGGTCAAGCGACTGCTGTCACCGGAATTAAAAGCGGAAGAGGAAGAGCTGCGTACGCTGGCGGAATTGCAAGGCTACCAGTTGGGCCTGCCGCGCCAGGCTTGCTTACTGCGGCTGCGTACGGAAGCAGATCCTTTTGTTGATGAAAAGCTGCATAACTTGGCTGCTGACCGTTTACACGAAACGGTGCTGCGTGCGGTCAACGAAACCGGCGTGTTGCAGCAGGAGGATTTGGGGCTTTTCTATAAAAAAGACATATTTTGCATGCTCAAGGATGTGCGTTCCGAGGCCTCTGGCATAGCCTTGACGGAGGCGGCGGCAACGCTGCTAACGCATTTGCAGGAAGCGTTGCCAACCATTTCGTTTAGCATTGGTATTGGCGGCCAGACGTTAGGGGATGAAGAACTTTGGCGATCTTATCAAGAAGCATTATTTGCCGCCGGCAGTCCTGGTGGCGGACTTCGCTCCATTTATGAAAAAGACGTGCTCTTAGCTTATTTGCTTCAGGAAAGCCCCGGTCCCGGCGTATCTTCCCTGGCACTGAGGCCTCTAAAAGAAATGTTGGAGGCGCTCAAGGATAAGGAAGAACTGCTGGAAAGCGTAGCGGCCCTACTGGCTCATAATCTCAATGTGTCTGCCGCAGCGGAGGCGCTCTATGTGCATCGCAATACGCTGCGATTTCGTCTGGAAAAAATAAAAAAAATACTTCATTTGGACCCGTGTCGGCATTTTCAAGATGCCGTGCTGTGCCAGTGCTTGCTGGCGGAATTAAAGAATCGTTGA
- a CDS encoding DEAD/DEAH box helicase: MLNLHLTDEAISQEASWDSSYQRGCTYHRQGRVDRLRFDAAQQRYYATVRGTRSYKVEAWGDTRMLHYQCNCPAYDGYSACKHIVAVLKAIQNREALSHPESEEVASQRNPNLTPAEAALLAHYRPQAQAAASSAGSQEVQLAVTYCRRQSGVLSQIWLELSIGVSRLYVLKDLPAFLEHICWGQPHPFGKNFTFTPGTMRFDAISSQLFTLIREAYQSERERRAWSGSFFSANDTLSSFHNKRGFSLDSAQQRQFWQWAQHYNVPIRLLLNDKEYDAAPVLAATPPLTTVLDDIPGGVSVRLEAPDDSWELLTGNGSHLYCGGSIYAVPEEFRLTWTPLLEHFQGHKVRELRIPLEESEPLFSAMMPKLEAAGSVQVATTLQQRFRREPLEAKIYLDRYGSGLAARLECRYAGQLLEEGAPTRRDESGAIWLRDEAAESAVRQALSQAGFRESGLFWQLEHPDALFHFADEGLAALQQQAEVFGADDLRLKVRPMSASAGVRLSSTGLVELSLEHEGLDRKELWDILASYRQKKQYHRLKDGAFLKLEGAAEEMLAMVDSLGLSKQELAQEKLTLPRYRALYLDLLARESQSLHVEREKSFRQLVRDIRRPEESEHELPQKLNAQLREYQETGYRWLTALAQHQLGGVLADDMGLGKTVQMLTFLQHAKEQGETKPSLVVAPTSLVYNWLEEASRFTPDLRVRVLAGQQSSRQEALQDLADTDLFITSYGVLRRDIETYQDLNFYCAILDEAQHIKNPSTQAAQAAKDIPAQVRFALTGTPVENSLTELWSIFDFILPGYLRSHKFFQDHFETPIVKDQDQEALQNLSRHIRPFLLRRLKKEVLKELPPKVESKMSAEMTPRQSKVYAAWLAKARQEMQEELTAQGFEQSRIKILALLTRLRQLCCHPALFLDDYRGGSGKLDLLHELLQDALDGGHRMLLFSQFTGMLDLIRQHLAKEGIDCFYLDGATPAQERLRLVNAFNGGEKSVFLISLKAGGTGLNLTGADMVIHYDPWWNPAVEDQATDRAYRIGQKQSVQVYKLIAKNTIEEKIYALQERKKEMIDSVIQPGENFLGKLSEAELRELFL; the protein is encoded by the coding sequence ATGCTAAACCTGCATTTAACCGATGAAGCCATTTCCCAAGAAGCCTCTTGGGACAGCTCTTACCAGCGCGGCTGTACCTACCATCGCCAAGGCCGCGTAGATAGACTGCGCTTTGACGCAGCCCAGCAACGCTATTACGCTACTGTCAGAGGCACTCGTTCCTATAAGGTCGAAGCATGGGGCGACACGCGCATGCTGCATTACCAGTGCAACTGTCCCGCCTATGACGGCTACAGCGCCTGCAAGCACATCGTCGCCGTCCTTAAGGCCATCCAGAACCGCGAAGCTCTCTCTCATCCTGAAAGCGAAGAAGTGGCAAGCCAACGCAATCCGAATCTAACCCCCGCGGAAGCGGCTCTTTTGGCCCATTACCGCCCCCAAGCGCAAGCGGCAGCCTCTTCCGCAGGCAGCCAGGAAGTGCAGTTAGCCGTTACCTACTGCCGCCGCCAAAGCGGCGTTCTCTCCCAAATCTGGTTGGAATTGAGCATTGGCGTAAGCCGTCTTTATGTGCTGAAAGACTTGCCTGCTTTTTTGGAGCATATCTGCTGGGGCCAGCCCCATCCCTTCGGAAAGAATTTTACCTTCACCCCGGGAACGATGCGCTTTGATGCTATTTCGTCGCAGCTGTTTACGCTGATCCGCGAAGCCTACCAAAGCGAGCGCGAACGCCGCGCCTGGAGCGGCAGCTTTTTCAGCGCCAACGACACCCTTTCTTCGTTCCACAATAAACGAGGCTTCTCTTTGGACAGCGCCCAGCAACGCCAGTTTTGGCAATGGGCCCAGCATTACAACGTTCCCATCCGACTGCTTTTAAATGACAAGGAATACGATGCGGCTCCAGTGCTTGCAGCCACACCGCCGCTCACAACGGTTTTGGATGACATTCCCGGCGGCGTCAGCGTACGCCTGGAAGCTCCTGACGACTCCTGGGAGCTTCTGACCGGTAATGGCAGCCACCTCTACTGCGGCGGCAGCATCTACGCCGTCCCTGAAGAATTCCGCTTAACTTGGACGCCGCTCCTAGAGCATTTTCAAGGACATAAAGTACGAGAGCTCCGCATCCCCTTGGAAGAATCAGAGCCTCTTTTCAGCGCCATGATGCCCAAGCTGGAAGCGGCCGGTTCAGTCCAGGTGGCAACAACGCTGCAGCAGCGCTTCCGCAGAGAGCCGCTGGAAGCCAAGATCTACCTCGACCGCTACGGCTCAGGCCTGGCAGCGCGGCTGGAGTGCCGCTACGCCGGGCAGCTCTTAGAAGAAGGCGCTCCGACGCGCCGGGATGAATCCGGCGCTATCTGGCTGCGGGACGAAGCGGCGGAAAGCGCCGTACGTCAAGCGCTTTCCCAGGCAGGCTTTCGGGAAAGCGGCCTCTTCTGGCAGCTAGAACATCCGGATGCACTCTTTCATTTTGCCGACGAAGGGCTGGCCGCTTTGCAGCAGCAAGCCGAAGTCTTCGGCGCTGACGATTTGCGCCTCAAAGTCCGCCCGATGAGCGCCAGCGCTGGCGTTCGGTTGAGCAGCACCGGCTTAGTGGAACTGTCCTTAGAACATGAAGGGCTTGACCGCAAGGAACTCTGGGATATTCTAGCTTCGTACCGACAAAAAAAGCAGTATCACCGCCTCAAAGACGGCGCTTTTTTGAAACTCGAAGGCGCTGCCGAGGAAATGCTGGCCATGGTAGACAGCCTTGGACTAAGCAAACAAGAACTGGCTCAAGAGAAATTGACACTGCCTCGCTACCGCGCGCTATACCTGGATTTGCTCGCCCGCGAAAGCCAGTCTCTGCATGTAGAGCGGGAAAAAAGCTTTCGCCAGTTAGTGCGGGACATTCGACGCCCCGAAGAAAGCGAGCACGAATTGCCACAGAAACTCAACGCACAGCTGCGGGAATACCAGGAAACCGGCTACCGTTGGCTGACCGCCCTAGCACAGCATCAGTTAGGCGGCGTTCTAGCGGACGACATGGGTTTGGGCAAAACAGTGCAAATGCTGACCTTCTTACAGCATGCCAAAGAACAAGGCGAAACCAAACCGTCTCTGGTCGTAGCACCTACGTCTCTTGTCTACAACTGGCTGGAAGAAGCCTCTCGCTTCACGCCGGACTTGCGCGTACGTGTTCTCGCCGGCCAGCAGAGCAGCCGCCAAGAAGCACTACAAGACTTAGCGGATACAGATCTTTTCATCACCTCTTACGGCGTGCTGCGCCGAGATATCGAAACCTACCAGGACCTCAACTTCTACTGTGCTATTCTCGATGAGGCGCAGCATATCAAAAACCCGAGCACCCAGGCGGCGCAGGCGGCTAAAGATATTCCCGCCCAAGTGCGCTTCGCGCTCACCGGCACGCCGGTGGAAAATTCCCTCACCGAGCTGTGGTCCATTTTTGATTTCATTTTGCCTGGCTACTTGCGCAGCCATAAGTTTTTCCAAGATCACTTTGAAACGCCTATCGTCAAAGATCAAGACCAGGAAGCGCTGCAAAATCTGAGCCGCCATATCCGTCCCTTCCTGCTGCGGCGCTTGAAAAAAGAAGTACTCAAAGAGCTGCCGCCCAAAGTAGAAAGTAAAATGAGCGCTGAAATGACGCCTCGCCAAAGCAAAGTCTACGCTGCCTGGCTGGCTAAAGCCCGGCAAGAAATGCAAGAAGAGCTCACAGCCCAAGGCTTCGAACAAAGCCGTATTAAAATCTTGGCGCTCCTCACGCGCCTTCGCCAGCTCTGCTGTCATCCGGCACTATTTCTTGACGATTATCGCGGCGGCAGCGGCAAATTAGACCTCTTACATGAGCTGCTTCAAGACGCCTTGGACGGCGGCCACCGGATGCTGCTGTTCTCTCAGTTCACAGGCATGCTGGATCTCATCCGCCAGCATCTGGCCAAGGAAGGCATCGACTGCTTCTACCTTGACGGCGCCACCCCCGCCCAGGAACGTCTGCGGCTGGTGAACGCCTTCAACGGCGGCGAAAAATCAGTATTTCTCATTTCCTTAAAAGCAGGGGGCACCGGTCTTAATCTCACCGGCGCGGACATGGTCATTCACTATGACCCCTGGTGGAATCCGGCCGTTGAGGACCAGGCCACCGACCGAGCCTACCGCATCGGCCAGAAGCAATCGGTCCAAGTCTATAAGCTTATCGCCAAAAATACCATTGAAGAAAAAATCTACGCCCTGCAAGAGCGCAAAAAGGAAATGATCGACTCCGTCATTCAGCCGGGCGAAAATTTCCTGGGCAAATTGAGCGAAGCAGAACTGCGAGAGCTGTTCTTATAA